A single region of the Pyricularia oryzae 70-15 chromosome 4, whole genome shotgun sequence genome encodes:
- a CDS encoding CDP-diacylglycerol-serine O-phosphatidyltransferase: protein MSKRTSSLATVGSDTRDSASDKPGYDKQKKLLSADVGHFSLVRALHMADYITALNGLCGIMSIFSSMRYCLGDPSDKSNAYAALAFLPFGLFFDFMDGKVARWRKKTSLMGAQLDSLADLISFGVAPAVVAFAIGMRTPLDHLGLAFYVLCGLTRLARFNVTTDDIPKDATGKAAYFEGTPIPTSLALDGLMAYWVRSGAIHDAIPGGLWLAGTQFEFHPIIAVFILHGCCMTSKTIHIPKP from the exons ATGTCCAAGAGAACCAGCAGCCTGGCCACCGTCGGCAGCGATACTAGGGACAGTGCCAGCGACAAGCCCG GCTATGACAAGCAAAAGAAGCTCCTCTCGGCCGACGTCGGCCACTTCTCGCTGGTGCGCGCCCTGCACATGGCCGACTACATCACGGCGCTCAACGGCCTGTGCGGCATCATGTCCATATTCTCCTCGATGCGCTACTGCCTAGGCGACCCGAGCGACAAGAGCAACGCCTACGCCGCCCTGGCCTTCCTTCCCTTTGGACTTTTCTTCGACTTTATGGACGGCAAGGTCGCCCGCTGGCGCAAAAAGACCAGCCTAATGGGCGCGCAGCTCGACTCTCTTGCAGACCTG ATCTCATTTGGCGTCGCCCCGGCCGTCGTCGCCTTCGCCATCGGCATGCGCACGCCGCTCGACCACCTCGGCCTGGCCTTTTACGTGCTCTGCGGTCTGACGCGCCTGGCCCGCTTCAACGTGACGACGGACGACATACCCAAGGACGCCACGGGCAAGGCCGCCTACTTTGAGGGCACTCCGATCCCGACCAGTCTGGCCCTCGACGGGCTCATGGCCTACTGGGTCCGCTCAGGTGCCatccacgacgccatccccGGGGGCCTTTGGCTCGCCGGCACCCAGTTCGAGTTTCACCCCATCATTGCCGTCTTCATCCTGCACGGCTGCTGCATGACGAGCAAGACTATCCATATCCCCAAGCCTTGA
- a CDS encoding threonyl-tRNA synthetase produces MEAAKETVEAVAEGVKNVAIGSSEGKKPAGEAKKGGAKKEKKPAAGSADTGPLELDPPPSFLKDRLDLFERLRKEYDDEVAQKPREPITITMPDGSIKNGTAWETTPADIAKGISNSLFKRTVVARLDGDKEQLWDLERPLERSCKLELLDFSDPQGQFVFWHSSAHILGEAAERRFGCSLCIGPPVDNGFYYEMALPDGAAVQSSDWKPLETLVSKIVKEKQKFERLVLSKEDLLEMFKYNKYKQHIIKDKIADGTKTTVYRNGPLIDLCRGPHVPDTGRIEAFAIMKNSASYFLGDKDNDSLQRIYGVSFPTKKQLTEYQKFLEEAAKRDHRRIGKDQELFFFHDYSPGSAMWLPHGTRIYNTLLSYIREIYWEKNYEEVITPNIYNADLWKQSGHWQFYKDDMFVIKDEKDTFGLKPMNCPGHALMFAHRERSHRELPWRVADFGVLHRNEASGALSGLTRVRRFQQDDAHIFCREDQIKDEILDLFDFLRKMYTVMGLTFKLRLSTRPEKYMGAIETWDKAEESLRQALDEFAASEGGVAWELNAGDGAFYGPKIDIAIMDCLNREWQCATIQLDFVQPQNFNLEYMAGEDAAETKAKAEGAKITAPKVKVKDPQAIIDSAAAARGETVVEPAGVEGDKKEKEKVIKKLSPGCARPVMIHRAMAGSIERFTGILCEHYAGKWPLWLSPRQILVVPVGKGFYDYAEEVRSIFKKAKMFVDVDTSGNTLMKKIRTGQLAQYNFIFVVGAEEMNGRQVNVRNRDDPATQDRGQPIALEEALEKLAKLRDDKGTYNPFPKAAAEKKETAPAA; encoded by the exons ATGGAGGCCGCGAAAGAGACTGTTGAGGCCGTGGCCGAGGGCGTCAAGAACGTCGCCATTGGCAGCAGCGAGGGCAAGAAGCCTGCTggcgaggccaagaagggtggtgccaaaaaggaaaagaagcctGCCGCAGGCTCAGCAGACACGGGACCCCTCGAGCTCGACCCGCCACCGTCATTCCTGAAGGACCGTCTGGACTTGTTTGAGCGTCTGAGGAAGGAGTACGACGATGAGGTAGCACAGAAGCCGCGCGAGCCCATCACGATCACCATGCCAGACGGCAGCATCAAGAACGGTACCGCTTGGGAGACGACACCTGCCGACATCGCCAAGGGCATCTCAAACAGCTTATTCAAGCGCACCGTCGTTGCGCGCTTGGATGGCGACAAGGAGCAGCTTTGGGATCTTGAGAGGCCATTGGAGAGGAGCTGCAAGCTCGAGCTTCTTGACTTTAGCGATCCCCAGGGACAGTTTGTGTTCTGGCACTCGAGCGCCCATATTCTGGGAGAGGCTGCCGAGAGGCGATTTGGATGCAGCCTGTGCATCGGTCCCCCAGTGGACAATGGGTTCTACTACGAGATGGCACTCCCAGACGGTGCTGCCGTCCAGTCTTCTGATTGGAAGCCCCTGGAGACATTGGTTTCCAAGATCGTCAAGGAAAAGCAGAAGTTCGAGAGGTTGGTCCTGAGCAAGGAGGACTTGCTGGAGATGTTCAAGTACAACAAATACAAGCAACACATTATCAAGGACAAGATCGCCGATGGCACAAAGACTACAGTCTACCGCAACGGTCCCCTGATTGATCTTTGCAGAGGACCCCATGTCCCCGACACCGGCAGGATCGAGGCCTTTGCTATCATGAAGAACTCTGCAAGTTACTTCCTCGGTGACAAGGACAACGACTCGCTGCAGAGAATCTACGGTGTCAGTTTCCCCACCAAGAAGCAGCTTACTGAATACCAAAAGTTCCTGGAGGAGGCTGCAAAACGTGACCATCGCCGCATCGGCAAGGATCAAgagcttttcttcttccacgACTACAGCCCTGGCTCTGCGATGTGGCTGCCCCACGGAACAAGGATTTACAACACGCTTCTTTCATATATCCGGGAGATCTACTGGGAGAAGAACTACGAGGAGGTTATTACCCCCAACATTTACAACGCAGATTTGTGGAAGCAATCAGGACACTGGCAATTCTACAAGGATGACATGTTTGTCATCAAGGACGAGAAGGATACTTTTGGTCTCAAGCCCATGAACTGCCCTGGACACGCCCTCATGTTTGCTCACCGCGAGCGATCGCACCGTGAGCTGCCATGGCGCGTTGCTGACTTTGGTGTGCTTCACCGTAACGAGGCCTCGGGAGCACTCTCGGGACTCACCCGTGTGCGCCGATTCCAGCAGGACGATGCGCACATCTTCTGTCGTGAAGATCAGATCAAGGACGAGATTCTTGACCTTTTCGACTTTTTGCGAAAGATGTACACCGTCATGGGTCTTACTTTCAAGCTGAGGCTTTCGACTCGCCCCGAGAAGTACATGGGTGCCATCGAGACGTGGGACAAGGCTGAGGAATCACTCCGCCAGGCTCTGGATGAATTTGCCGCGTCAGAGGGTGGTGTCGCTTGGGAGCTGAACGCGGGCGACGGTGCTTTCTACGGACCT AAAATCGACATTGCCATCATGGACTGTCTCAACCGAGAGTGGCAATGCGCCACCATTCAACTGGACTTTGTACAACCGCAAAACTTCAACTTGGAGTACATGGCGGGTGAGGACGCTGCCGAGACCAAGGCTAAGGCCGAGGGAGCCAAGATCACTGCACCAAAGGTCAAGGTCAAAGACCCCCAGGCTATCATCGACtcggctgccgctgcccgaGGCGAGACCGTTGTCGAGCCTGCAGGTGTCGAAGGCgacaagaaggagaaggagaaagTCATCAAGAAACTGTCGCCCGGATGTGCCCGTCCTGTCATGATTCACCGTGCTATGGCTGGCTCCATCGAGCGCTTCACTGGTATTCTCTGTGAGCACTACGCCGGCAAGTGGCCTCTGTGGCTGTCACCGCGTCAGATTCTCGTGGTCCCTGTCGGCAAGGGCTTCTACGACTACGCCGAGGAAGTCAGGTCTATCTTCAAGAAAGCCAAGATGTTTGTTGATGTTGACACATCTGGAAAC ACCCTTATGAAGAAGATCCGTACCGGCCAGCTGGCCCAGTACAACTTTATCTTTG TTGTCGGAGCTGAGGAAATGAACGGCAGGCAAGTCAACGTCCGTAACCGGGACGACCCCGCTACACAGGACCGTGGTCAACCGATCGCATTGGAGGAGGCTCTGGAGAAGCTCGCCAAGCTGAGGGACGACAAGGGGACTTATAACCCCTTTCCCAAGGCAGCagccgagaagaaggagacgGCTCCTGCTGCTTAG